The window TATAGAAATAAGTTCCCAATGAAAAACAAAGCATGTGCAATTTGTTCACCAATCCATCAATTTGTGTtcaaaaaaatcacataatATTGCTGACTGTTGTATGTTTGAACAAACATTTAGTGTCAAACAACAATTATTTGGTAAGCACTAAGGCTTAAAAATGGGTTTTCATGTGGTATAGACAAGAGCTTTAAAGACTGTGAGCAGAGACAGGAAGGCATCCAATTCAAAGTTATGAAACGTCAAATgttaaatcaaatattttttctttctttttttttgttactctGAGATGACATTTGGGCACAAGACTGATAGCCTTAGAATATCAACAGAATATCAAACtgtcacaataaataaatatatccttCCCCATTCTGAAATGTAAACATGAGATAGGATATTTGCAGTGCaccatttaaaaagaaactggTAAAGAAAACTCATACACCCTGTATGTCTCAATAcattgtttatatgtttattactATATAATACCATTTACAGTCCCAAGGGGTCCAGATGGGTATTTGGAGTATTTCTTTCTCCCAGTGGCTCAACCCTTTAAGTCTTTACACTGAGTCAACTTTGACTTGGTTGTTGTTTGACATTAAAGCTGACGGCTTGCTTTTTATCCTGTCAACAGCATTGTTAGAGCTGTCTGCGTAGAACATCCTAGCAGTGCAAAATGagatgatgatttttttgtaCTCCTGTCTAAAGTTCTGATTGAGCAGTCCATAGACAATGGCATTAAGGCAGCTGTTAAAGTAGGCCATGAAATAACTGAATACAAAGAGCCACTCCGGGATGAGAGGCGCTACCCGCTCAGGGTTCACAGCAACAGCCAGGCCGATAAAGTTGAGCGGTGCCCAGCATATGGCAAAAAGCACGAACACTACAAACATGGTGACAAAATTCCTCACGGTATGTGGCGTAAGCTTGGTTCGGAAATCGGGCTTGACGCGTCTTCGCACTTGTATGACCAGAATCCAGATCCTCAGGTAGCAATATGTGACGACCAATATGGGAAGGATGAAGTGGAAGAAGACCACGGCAATGGTATAGGCTGAACTGGCTGACTGCGCGAACGTGCATGAGTACACCCGGGGGTCATACTGCAGCGAGCCCACGAAGAAGTTCGGCACTATAGCGACAACGGTCAGGATCCAGATTAGGATCACATAACACAGGGAGTTTTTGTCACTGTAGAGCTTGTCATACTTGAGGCTGTGACAAATGTAACAGTACCGGTTTATAGCAATGCCAGTGATGTTAAATATGGACCCAATGACACTTAATCCCATCAGAAAGCCACTGATTTGGCAATGTACAAAGCCCAGGTTCCATCCATTGTTGAAAATAGACATCAGCACCAGTGGGTAGGGATAAACTGCCACCACTAGGTCTGCTACTGCCAGGCTCACCACAAATATGTTCCCTGCAAAACAAATATAGTGTAATTTCAGGCCGGATTTGTCATTCACATAAGAATGAGAAATCATTTTGACTATGAACTATTTGCggaaacaaagtgaaatatacagtaaaacaGCAAAATAGAATacaatacatacaatacatttaaacagaCTTTTAATATTTTCCAAAGCATCAGCACAAaggtaaacattttattatataagaGAAGAGAATAGCTTGAAAAGTTGCAGAAAGCCTGATAGTTTTGACATCAGATTAGATTTGCATACAATCTGATGTCGACCTGTTTTACTACAATGGAATCGAACTACCCAACCCCAgatgtgcgaggcaaacgtgctaactgctaagccaccatAAGACAGCAcagttatacatttttttaaatttactttacCTTGTGGTCATAAAGACCACTTAATAATGCAAAACCTAACTAAGGACGTAAAAGGAAACACAGAAAAATGTTGGTTGgaattttaaaaggaaaaacatccatccatccatccatccatcttctatactgcttatctttttcagggtcacggggaaacctggagcctatcccagggagcatcgggcacaaggcggggtacaccctggacagggtgccaatccatcgcagggcacaaggaaaaactttttttttttttaaaagtgaataaaaaaacagaagagagaaaagaaggaaaagagacaaaaagatgGATATAAATTATGACTATATGAGCCACAAAAAGCTAGCAAAAAATTTTGCTTTCTGCCTGATGTCTTTCAAAACCCAAGGTTAAGACTTGTTACAGATGTCTTTTTCATCAATGATGCCAATGTATTTTAATAGAATGACCTTCACCACTTTTAATTAAGTCATACCTTTCCAAAGTCTGTCAGCTGCTTTCTCTATTA is drawn from Ictalurus furcatus strain D&B chromosome 8, Billie_1.0, whole genome shotgun sequence and contains these coding sequences:
- the mtnr1ab gene encoding melatonin receptor type 1A-A codes for the protein MNTNGSILSNISSLPPHELTLSRPPWLSCTLGSVLIFTIVVDILGNLLVIISVYRNKKLRNAGNIFVVSLAVADLVVAVYPYPLVLMSIFNNGWNLGFVHCQISGFLMGLSVIGSIFNITGIAINRYCYICHSLKYDKLYSDKNSLCYVILIWILTVVAIVPNFFVGSLQYDPRVYSCTFAQSASSAYTIAVVFFHFILPILVVTYCYLRIWILVIQVRRRVKPDFRTKLTPHTVRNFVTMFVVFVLFAICWAPLNFIGLAVAVNPERVAPLIPEWLFVFSYFMAYFNSCLNAIVYGLLNQNFRQEYKKIIISFCTARMFYADSSNNAVDRIKSKPSALMSNNNQVKVDSV